A window of Panthera leo isolate Ple1 chromosome D2, P.leo_Ple1_pat1.1, whole genome shotgun sequence contains these coding sequences:
- the LOC122202742 gene encoding ATPase PAAT-like isoform X2, producing MDTRAEEAGVTRRPMLASSWDAACGALARSLHLTRAGVGAPDLDWEQLLAPPDPGQDLVILKRSLNSDQDENPCFLYLRCDPNGGEEIVSIGVLSSARNMEVYLGEEYCGTSRGKNVCSDLDNSEGEKIILYKKYLKLEFSTHACKIKLLSFGEKQCVFVSKVVVHMRRVSASSATSSPALGSRIDLRRVQTIMASMGSKLSPGAQQLMDVVRFQQQNRLDLWKRD from the exons ATGGACACCCGGGCCGAGGAGGCGGGAGTGACTCGCCGCCCGATGCTGGCCTCTTCCTGGGATGCTGCCTGCGGAGCCCTGGCCCGGAGTCTCCATCTCACCCGGGCTGGTGTCGGCGCCCCGGACTTGGACTGGGAGCAGCTGCTGGCGCCGCCTGACCCGGG CCAAGATCTGGTGATTTTGAAAAGAAGCCTCAACAGTGACCAAGATGAAAACCCCTGCTTCCTTTACCTGAGATGTGACCCTAACGGAGGTGAAGAAATCGTTTCTATTGGCGTTTTAAGTTCCGCAAGAAATATGGAAGTATACTTAGGAGAGGAGTACTGTGGAACCAGTAGGGGCAAGAATGTTTGTAGTGATCTGGATAACAG tgaaggtgaaaagattattttgtacaaaaaatatctaaaattggAGTTCTCCACACATGCTTGTAAAATAAAG TTGCTCTCCTTTGGTGAAAAGCAGTGTGTGTTCGTCAGTAAAGTTGTGGTACACATGAGGCGGGTTTCAGCCAGTTCCGCAACAAGCTCTCCTGCTCTAGGATCAAGGATAGACCTCCGGAGGGTCCAGACTATCATGGCGTCCATGGGGTCAAAGCTGTCACCTGGAGCTCAGCAACTGATGGATGTGGTTAGATTTCAGCAGCAG AACCGGCTTGACCTCTGGAAACGTGACTGA
- the LOC122202742 gene encoding ATPase PAAT-like isoform X1 gives MDTRAEEAGVTRRPMLASSWDAACGALARSLHLTRAGVGAPDLDWEQLLAPPDPGQDLVILKRSLNSDQDENPCFLYLRCDPNGGEEIVSIGVLSSARNMEVYLGEEYCGTSRGKNVCSDLDNSEGEKIILYKKYLKLEFSTHACKIKLLSFGEKQCVFVSKVVVHMRRVSASSATSSPALGSRIDLRRVQTIMASMGSKLSPGAQQLMDVVRFQQQNRIPIGEQLQSVLGNPGYRRGIDLQSSSTSGALDKSPSTPFPFRTGLTSGNVTEDLKACTDQSLQPPGGGKATSLQEYKTVSPSHVLLENDLKNAVSSLLPKKASDNSNIPNSDLLPFLQSLCSQVSHLRVGRNTKWQETVPKAGEDIAGVATEEQPVCSYLEKVLTKNMELMEKKLVDYIDQRMHKLQKHIDTKMALLMDVLQSPCPPPAGMALRQWDSGERLSNGER, from the exons ATGGACACCCGGGCCGAGGAGGCGGGAGTGACTCGCCGCCCGATGCTGGCCTCTTCCTGGGATGCTGCCTGCGGAGCCCTGGCCCGGAGTCTCCATCTCACCCGGGCTGGTGTCGGCGCCCCGGACTTGGACTGGGAGCAGCTGCTGGCGCCGCCTGACCCGGG CCAAGATCTGGTGATTTTGAAAAGAAGCCTCAACAGTGACCAAGATGAAAACCCCTGCTTCCTTTACCTGAGATGTGACCCTAACGGAGGTGAAGAAATCGTTTCTATTGGCGTTTTAAGTTCCGCAAGAAATATGGAAGTATACTTAGGAGAGGAGTACTGTGGAACCAGTAGGGGCAAGAATGTTTGTAGTGATCTGGATAACAG tgaaggtgaaaagattattttgtacaaaaaatatctaaaattggAGTTCTCCACACATGCTTGTAAAATAAAG TTGCTCTCCTTTGGTGAAAAGCAGTGTGTGTTCGTCAGTAAAGTTGTGGTACACATGAGGCGGGTTTCAGCCAGTTCCGCAACAAGCTCTCCTGCTCTAGGATCAAGGATAGACCTCCGGAGGGTCCAGACTATCATGGCGTCCATGGGGTCAAAGCTGTCACCTGGAGCTCAGCAACTGATGGATGTGGTTAGATTTCAGCAGCAG AATCGTATTCCCATTGGCGAGCAGCTTCAGTCGGTTTTGGGAAATCCTGGCTACAGACGTGGGATTGACCTGCAGTCATCATCTACTTCGGGGGCCTTAGACAAGTCCCCGTCCACGCCTTTTCCTTTCAGAACCGGCTTGACCTCTGGAAACGTGACTGAAGACTTGAAAGCTTGCACCGATCAAAGTCTGCAGCCACCCGGTGGCGGAAAGGCTACGAGCCTCCAAGAGTATAAAACTGTGTCACCGAGCCATGTTCTTCTTGAGAATGACCTCAAAAATGCAGTTTCTTCTCTCCTACCAAAGAAAGCAAGTGACAACTCGAACATACCTAACTCTGACTTGCTGCCTTTTCTCCAGAGTTTATGTAGTCAAGTTAGCCATCTCCGCGTGGGACGTAACACCAAGTGGCAGGAAACCGTCCCTAAGGCTGGTGAAGACATTGCTGGTGTTGc cACGGAAGAGCAGCCTGTGTGCTCCTACTTGGAAAAGGTCCTTACTAAAAATATGGAACTGATGGAAAAGAAGCTTGTGGACTACATTGATCAGCGGATGCATAAACTGCAGAAGCACATAGATACAAAGATGGCTTTGTTAATGGACGTGCTGCAgagtccctgccccccacccgccGGGATGGCCCTCCGACAGTGGGACTCTGGGGAAAGACTTTCAAACGGAGAAAGATAA